The following are encoded together in the Bradyrhizobium algeriense genome:
- a CDS encoding DUF1254 domain-containing protein, which translates to MMRATRLLCATVAVVLMGLGAASAQTYKMTTPFSSGVAVPDKIESSIGTLNLDYGYPSVDTVEKIYDNLDRSRALQAYLLAIPIVNQAGMRDSLRKFGPDNQTDVIWENLVDPKTVALTANDNTIYNFMWVDTSKGPVVAEIPPKVLGMIDDFWYKWVADIGITGADKGEGGKYLLLPPGFKGEIPPGYHVVRPSTFGSYLVFRAFVVDGSTRPGVDSVKKNLRIYRLAETANPPPMKFVNASGIPSNFVSPGDYSFWSLLNQVIQEEPADGSDPTTLGLFASIGIVKGQPFNPDERMKRILTDAANIGAVTARTIAFKVRAKDAYFYPDSTWRLPFFGGYKFETAPGVSNLDGAVFYYYFAIGVTPAMEEKMVGRGSQYPWSVQDAKGNPFDGGNTYMLRLPPNIPVKDFWSVIVYDNQTRSMVQTDQQAPSVSSQSKGVKVNTDGSVDVYFGPNAPAGMENNWVQTIPGKGWFMILRLYGPLEPWFDKTWKPGEIELVQ; encoded by the coding sequence GTGATGCGCGCGACGAGACTGCTTTGCGCCACCGTTGCAGTGGTACTGATGGGCTTGGGCGCCGCTTCCGCACAGACCTACAAGATGACGACGCCTTTCTCATCGGGCGTCGCCGTACCGGACAAGATCGAATCCTCGATCGGGACGCTGAATCTCGATTACGGCTACCCGTCGGTCGATACCGTTGAAAAAATCTACGACAACCTGGATCGTTCGCGCGCGCTACAGGCTTATCTGCTGGCGATTCCGATCGTGAATCAGGCCGGCATGCGCGACTCGCTGCGCAAGTTCGGACCTGATAACCAGACAGACGTGATCTGGGAAAATCTGGTCGATCCGAAGACCGTCGCGCTGACGGCCAACGACAACACGATCTACAACTTCATGTGGGTCGACACGAGCAAGGGACCGGTGGTGGCCGAGATTCCGCCCAAGGTGCTCGGGATGATCGACGACTTCTGGTACAAGTGGGTGGCGGACATCGGCATCACCGGGGCCGACAAGGGCGAGGGCGGCAAATACCTCCTGTTGCCGCCTGGATTCAAGGGCGAGATACCACCGGGGTATCACGTCGTGCGGCCGAGCACTTTCGGCAGCTACCTCGTCTTTCGTGCCTTCGTTGTGGACGGTTCGACCCGACCCGGGGTTGACTCGGTCAAGAAGAACCTGCGGATCTATCGCCTGGCCGAGACCGCCAACCCACCGCCGATGAAGTTCGTCAATGCTTCCGGTATTCCCTCGAACTTTGTCTCGCCGGGTGACTACTCGTTCTGGAGCCTGTTGAACCAGGTCATCCAGGAAGAGCCGGCGGACGGTTCCGATCCCACCACCTTGGGCCTGTTCGCCTCGATCGGCATCGTCAAGGGCCAGCCCTTCAATCCCGATGAGCGGATGAAGAGGATCCTGACCGACGCCGCCAACATCGGCGCCGTGACGGCGCGGACGATCGCCTTCAAGGTTCGCGCGAAGGATGCGTATTTCTATCCGGACAGTACGTGGCGCTTGCCGTTTTTCGGCGGCTACAAGTTCGAGACAGCACCCGGTGTCAGCAACTTGGACGGTGCTGTCTTCTACTATTACTTCGCCATCGGCGTCACGCCAGCGATGGAAGAGAAGATGGTGGGCCGGGGCTCGCAATATCCCTGGTCGGTGCAGGATGCGAAGGGCAATCCCTTTGATGGCGGCAACACTTACATGCTGCGCCTGCCGCCAAATATCCCGGTCAAGGATTTCTGGTCGGTCATCGTCTACGACAACCAGACCCGCTCGATGGTGCAAACCGACCAGCAAGCCCCGAGCGTCAGTAGCCAGAGCAAGGGAGTCAAGGTCAATACGGACGGATCGGTGGATGTCTACTTCGGACCGAACGCTCCTGCAGGAATGGAGAACAATTGGGTGCAGACGATTCCGGGCAAGGGCTGGTTCATGATCCTTCGGCTCTACGGTCCGCTGGAGCCTTGGTTCGACAAGACATGGAAGCCGGGCGAGATCGAACTGGTGCAGTGA
- a CDS encoding HdeA/HdeB family chaperone, producing MYRALIFATILSATAIPVARAQVDLSTYADANGFLNVQKLTCAQLAGTWQGDADRLTAWYSGWYNGLARKHYMDIVKSKEAEHEIIVYCKANPGQLIIEAVAVVFKDMRAKLGIEMKP from the coding sequence ATGTACAGGGCCCTGATTTTCGCAACGATACTGTCTGCGACGGCGATTCCGGTTGCCCGCGCCCAGGTCGATCTCAGCACCTATGCCGACGCCAACGGCTTCCTCAATGTCCAGAAGTTGACATGCGCTCAGCTGGCCGGGACCTGGCAAGGCGATGCCGACCGCCTGACAGCCTGGTACAGCGGCTGGTACAACGGACTTGCTCGCAAGCATTATATGGATATCGTCAAATCAAAAGAGGCCGAGCACGAAATCATTGTCTATTGCAAGGCGAACCCCGGTCAATTGATCATCGAGGCGGTCGCCGTCGTGTTCAAGGACATGCGGGCGAAGCTGGGGATTGAAATGAAGCCCTAG
- a CDS encoding response regulator transcription factor, producing MRTIAVVDDNPSMLQGLNRLLSAHGYRVRTFASAESFLEAYAECEADCLLLDIHLGGISGIDLQRQLIASGRELPVIMMTAIDNEVTRQEAFDAGCIAYLKKPFLSKLLIDAVGRIP from the coding sequence ATGCGCACCATAGCTGTCGTCGATGACAATCCCAGCATGCTGCAAGGTCTAAACCGCCTTTTGTCGGCCCATGGCTACCGTGTCCGGACGTTTGCATCGGCAGAGTCGTTTTTGGAGGCCTATGCCGAGTGCGAAGCGGATTGTTTGCTGCTGGATATTCACCTTGGCGGAATCTCAGGCATCGACCTGCAACGGCAGTTGATCGCGTCAGGTAGAGAATTACCGGTCATTATGATGACGGCCATCGATAATGAGGTTACCCGGCAGGAGGCATTCGACGCGGGCTGCATTGCGTATTTGAAGAAACCGTTTCTGTCAAAGCTGCTGATCGATGCCGTCGGCAGGATTCCCTGA
- a CDS encoding sensor histidine kinase, translating to MIIRIFLSSIVLLLAMTGAAFSQPKRVLIVHSVGRDFSPWDDYARKIREELRLQSKDPIDIFEASLSTARFPDGNEDAFVSYLNAVFSERKLDLIMTIGGPAARFFQQNRPRIFPSIPTLYAALEQRISPNAPATDAMVSVSIDVLGTVEQILKLVPETTKVFIVHGSSPIEKRWLEEMRKLLQPLTSRVEITYSNELSLEEILKQVAVLPPRTIIVYAQMLVDAAGVVHEGGRAIDRIHAVANAPIFSEQDTFFGRGIVGGRMTNISDVSRQTAAVAVRILGGESPGSIKTPPIPAASPRYDWRELKRWNISESQLPPGSEAVFRVPSLWEQYRPQLTAVMAAILLQAGIIALLLVERRRRLVAEAEAISRRQEVVRLNRVTTASVLSSSIAHELNQPLGAILSNTEAAQMLLKAHPLDMAQLGEILSDIVRDEQRASEIISGLRNLLNNRTEADLQTLDLNDTVRDVVKIVSPEVTRRGVILRTILAPEPLRVRCDPIHLQQVIINLVMNGLDAMEEVAKPHNLTIRTNLTDTDGVEVRISDSGPGIPNDKLASIFNPFVTTKPQGTGLGLPIARTILESYGGELWAESRTGGAVFSFRLPVASA from the coding sequence ATGATAATTCGAATATTTCTCAGTTCGATCGTTCTGCTCCTGGCGATGACCGGTGCGGCTTTTTCCCAGCCAAAGCGGGTGCTGATTGTCCATTCCGTCGGCCGCGATTTCTCGCCGTGGGATGACTACGCAAGAAAGATCCGCGAGGAGTTGAGGCTTCAGTCGAAAGATCCCATCGATATCTTCGAGGCCTCCCTGTCGACGGCTCGCTTCCCCGACGGGAATGAAGACGCCTTTGTCAGCTATTTGAATGCGGTGTTCTCCGAGCGCAAACTCGACCTGATCATGACGATCGGCGGCCCCGCGGCACGATTCTTTCAGCAAAACCGTCCGCGGATTTTTCCTTCGATCCCAACCTTGTACGCGGCCCTCGAGCAGCGGATTTCTCCGAACGCACCGGCGACCGATGCGATGGTCTCCGTATCTATCGACGTATTGGGCACTGTCGAACAGATACTGAAGTTAGTTCCGGAGACGACCAAGGTCTTCATCGTGCACGGGAGTTCTCCGATCGAGAAGCGATGGCTGGAGGAGATGCGCAAGCTGCTCCAACCGCTGACAAGCCGGGTCGAGATCACTTATTCCAATGAACTGTCGCTGGAAGAGATCCTCAAGCAGGTGGCTGTCCTGCCACCCCGGACCATCATCGTCTACGCCCAGATGTTGGTGGACGCCGCCGGCGTCGTGCACGAAGGCGGTCGAGCCATAGACCGGATTCACGCGGTCGCCAATGCGCCAATCTTTTCAGAACAGGACACGTTCTTCGGCCGAGGGATCGTCGGCGGCCGGATGACAAACATATCCGACGTCAGTCGCCAGACCGCCGCAGTTGCCGTGCGCATTCTCGGCGGAGAGTCGCCGGGCAGCATCAAGACGCCTCCGATTCCAGCGGCATCGCCCAGATACGACTGGAGGGAGCTGAAGCGCTGGAACATCAGTGAAAGCCAATTGCCGCCGGGCAGCGAAGCTGTTTTTCGCGTGCCCAGCCTCTGGGAGCAGTATCGCCCGCAACTGACGGCTGTTATGGCGGCCATCCTGCTGCAGGCGGGCATCATTGCATTGCTGCTCGTCGAGCGGCGGCGACGTCTTGTCGCCGAAGCGGAGGCGATCAGTCGCCGTCAGGAGGTCGTCCGTCTGAATCGCGTCACGACCGCAAGCGTTCTGTCGTCCTCGATCGCTCATGAACTCAATCAGCCGCTCGGAGCCATCTTGAGCAATACCGAGGCCGCGCAGATGTTGCTCAAGGCTCATCCACTCGACATGGCTCAGCTCGGCGAAATCCTTTCCGATATCGTCCGGGATGAGCAACGTGCGAGCGAGATCATCAGCGGCCTGCGGAATTTGCTCAACAACAGGACGGAAGCCGATCTGCAGACGCTCGATTTGAACGACACCGTGCGCGACGTCGTCAAGATTGTGTCTCCTGAAGTGACGAGGCGGGGAGTGATTTTACGTACCATTCTTGCGCCGGAGCCACTACGGGTGCGCTGCGATCCGATTCATCTGCAGCAAGTCATCATCAACCTCGTGATGAATGGCCTGGACGCGATGGAAGAGGTGGCCAAACCGCATAATCTGACGATCCGAACAAACCTGACTGATACCGACGGGGTCGAGGTCCGAATATCCGACTCCGGCCCGGGTATCCCCAACGATAAGCTGGCCAGCATTTTCAATCCGTTTGTCACAACGAAGCCGCAAGGGACGGGGCTGGGACTTCCAATCGCACGAACGATACTCGAGAGCTACGGCGGCGAGCTGTGGGCCGAGAGCCGCACCGGGGGCGCGGTGTTCTCCTTTAGGCTTCCGGTGGCCAGCGCTTAG
- a CDS encoding response regulator, which translates to MENLELQGVGILLVEDSWHVGKALKTLLHVLGADVAGPAATTADAERLVAECTPDVAIVDINLREGERADGLIDRLHEQGIPVIVLTGYAVVSLAPGKAEAILQKPVSKEQLLAILLPIIARKVDR; encoded by the coding sequence ATGGAAAATTTGGAACTGCAGGGCGTGGGTATCCTCTTGGTCGAGGATTCCTGGCACGTCGGCAAAGCCTTGAAGACCTTGCTTCATGTCTTGGGAGCGGACGTGGCCGGACCAGCCGCGACCACGGCGGACGCCGAGCGCCTGGTTGCCGAGTGCACCCCGGATGTAGCCATCGTCGACATTAATCTCCGAGAAGGCGAGCGGGCCGACGGCTTGATCGATCGGCTGCATGAACAAGGCATTCCAGTTATCGTGCTCACTGGCTACGCGGTTGTTTCTCTAGCCCCAGGAAAGGCCGAGGCCATTCTGCAGAAGCCCGTCAGCAAGGAACAGCTTCTTGCGATCTTGCTCCCGATCATTGCCAGGAAGGTGGATCGATGA
- a CDS encoding MASE1 domain-containing protein — protein MNLLHTGDYAKSDSFWGGLSGSAFGITDFGCALAIGLNIARVARFVLHAGFERGCRVLQDLRNQVQRRVLPVADPTRRWVSAIGLAVAVGIAYFLAARLSLSLLTKPDGVAVFWPASGVAAGVLIAVGRSARWPVAIGTMAATIVANLLGDRTFAGAITFALCNAGEAILTALLVERQFGSDFSPDRLRHVLGLLAAAVFAAAVSGIGGALGFKLFHGSTAPILTIWQHWFAADALGIVTVAPVLIGVAAAVRNPPPQSEAIEGAMALVAITATSAINIFLPRESWATLVPLALLFPLLLWLAARCRPAFAAAAAFIVALTIVWTTTFGIGYFGDPDLPIADRILGAQAGILTTSLCTFVLAALFAERRLHEAALSEGAARLQEALTAGAVTAFEWDVRTGSSHRSDNAAKILGYDPQAPFTGTDFLASIHPADRAHFKAHVRNVRPDSPSYAVTFRVMRPDGHEMWLEETATAEFDASGHCVRIKGLTLDITERKRADEHQRLLIAELDHRVKNVLTRVAVVAMYTRQGSSTMDEFIQALDRRIQSMAVAHELLSQGHWQGVRLADIVRRQLAPYATDANTTTNGPDITLTAAASEALGMVLHELVTNASKYGALSIPDGRVSVSWECGNSDDTATSVMTVWRETGGPPVSAPTQYGYGTSLICDLIPHELGGKVDLAFSSEGVCCTIEMPLKRR, from the coding sequence GTGAACCTTCTTCATACCGGTGACTATGCAAAATCGGACAGTTTCTGGGGCGGCCTGAGCGGTTCAGCTTTCGGCATTACCGACTTCGGTTGCGCGCTGGCAATAGGGCTTAATATCGCTCGCGTCGCACGTTTTGTGCTACATGCGGGGTTCGAGAGAGGCTGCCGCGTGCTTCAGGATCTACGAAATCAGGTCCAGCGCCGAGTGCTCCCTGTCGCTGATCCGACGCGGCGATGGGTCAGCGCGATCGGGCTCGCTGTGGCGGTCGGCATCGCCTATTTCCTGGCGGCGCGACTGAGTCTTTCTCTACTGACAAAACCTGACGGCGTAGCCGTGTTCTGGCCGGCCTCCGGTGTTGCCGCCGGCGTCCTGATAGCGGTGGGCCGGAGTGCGCGATGGCCGGTGGCAATCGGTACGATGGCGGCAACGATCGTAGCCAATCTGTTGGGAGACCGAACCTTCGCCGGCGCTATCACCTTCGCCTTATGCAATGCTGGAGAAGCGATCCTCACGGCTCTCCTTGTCGAGCGCCAATTTGGTTCGGATTTCAGCCCCGACCGGCTGCGCCACGTCCTGGGATTACTGGCGGCAGCGGTCTTCGCGGCGGCCGTCTCCGGAATCGGTGGGGCTCTGGGGTTCAAACTGTTCCACGGCTCGACGGCACCGATCCTGACCATTTGGCAGCATTGGTTTGCGGCCGACGCCCTCGGCATCGTCACGGTTGCACCGGTGTTGATCGGAGTTGCCGCGGCCGTGCGCAACCCGCCACCGCAGAGCGAGGCCATCGAAGGTGCCATGGCGCTCGTGGCGATAACCGCGACAAGCGCGATTAATATCTTTCTACCCCGCGAATCATGGGCGACTTTGGTGCCGCTCGCCTTGCTGTTCCCACTGTTGCTGTGGCTTGCCGCCCGCTGCCGGCCGGCGTTCGCCGCGGCGGCCGCGTTCATCGTTGCACTGACAATCGTATGGACGACTACCTTCGGCATCGGGTATTTCGGCGACCCCGATCTCCCGATCGCCGACCGCATCCTGGGTGCCCAAGCCGGCATCCTGACGACGTCGCTCTGCACGTTCGTTCTTGCCGCGCTGTTCGCAGAGCGGCGTCTGCACGAGGCAGCGCTCAGTGAGGGCGCGGCGCGGCTGCAGGAGGCGTTGACGGCCGGGGCGGTGACGGCTTTCGAATGGGATGTCCGCACCGGTTCGTCGCACCGCAGCGATAACGCGGCAAAGATTCTGGGATACGACCCGCAAGCGCCCTTTACCGGGACTGATTTTCTTGCGTCGATTCATCCGGCGGACCGCGCGCACTTCAAAGCGCACGTGAGGAACGTCCGCCCCGACAGCCCTTCGTATGCGGTCACCTTCCGTGTGATGCGTCCTGACGGTCATGAAATGTGGCTGGAGGAAACAGCGACGGCCGAGTTCGACGCATCCGGGCACTGTGTACGCATCAAAGGCCTGACCCTCGACATCACCGAGCGCAAGCGGGCTGACGAGCACCAACGCTTGCTGATCGCGGAGCTTGACCACCGCGTCAAGAACGTGCTCACGCGCGTTGCCGTGGTCGCCATGTATACGCGCCAGGGCAGCAGCACGATGGACGAGTTTATCCAGGCACTCGATCGCCGCATCCAAAGCATGGCAGTCGCTCATGAGCTATTGAGCCAAGGTCACTGGCAGGGCGTTCGCCTCGCGGATATTGTCCGCCGCCAGCTAGCTCCCTACGCGACGGACGCAAATACGACGACTAACGGCCCCGACATCACACTCACCGCCGCGGCATCCGAGGCGCTGGGGATGGTGCTGCATGAGCTTGTGACCAACGCCTCCAAATACGGCGCGCTGTCGATTCCGGATGGTCGGGTGTCGGTAAGCTGGGAGTGCGGCAACAGCGACGATACGGCGACAAGTGTGATGACCGTATGGCGTGAGACGGGCGGCCCACCGGTATCGGCTCCGACTCAATACGGATACGGGACCAGCCTTATTTGCGATCTCATCCCTCACGAACTCGGTGGTAAGGTCGACCTCGCTTTTTCGTCCGAGGGCGTGTGCTGCACAATCGAGATGCCCCTCAAGCGCAGATAA